A genome region from Longimicrobiales bacterium includes the following:
- the tatC gene encoding twin-arginine translocase subunit TatC, translated as MMGLRKLRPGSPAGEMPFFDHLEELRWRIVWSLAALAVGTAIGFVLAMRYDVFSLLKRPVDPFIDGAELIALSVTAPFMITFQIALTIGVILAAPIIVYQIWSFLAPALTKREKRYITPALYLGGVLFCGGVVMAYLYVLPMTLKFMGSFQSMSLRWALTADFYFGFVLKLLVAFGLMFELPVVVMILTALGLVTSKFLASKRRYAIGAMAVISALITPGDAITATIFMMGPLIALYEISILLAKMVERGKARHAAEDALAEAQ; from the coding sequence ATGATGGGGTTGCGGAAACTCAGGCCCGGCTCGCCCGCGGGCGAAATGCCGTTCTTCGATCATCTCGAGGAGCTGCGCTGGCGCATCGTGTGGAGCCTCGCCGCGCTTGCGGTCGGCACGGCCATCGGTTTCGTACTCGCGATGCGCTACGACGTGTTCAGTCTGCTCAAACGGCCCGTCGACCCTTTCATTGACGGTGCGGAGCTGATCGCGCTCTCCGTTACCGCTCCGTTCATGATCACGTTCCAGATCGCCCTAACGATCGGCGTCATCCTGGCCGCTCCGATCATCGTCTATCAGATCTGGTCGTTTCTCGCGCCGGCGCTGACGAAGCGCGAGAAGCGCTACATCACGCCCGCACTGTATCTCGGAGGCGTGCTGTTCTGCGGCGGTGTGGTCATGGCGTACCTGTACGTGCTGCCCATGACGCTCAAGTTCATGGGCTCATTCCAGTCCATGAGCCTGCGGTGGGCGCTCACCGCGGACTTCTACTTCGGTTTCGTCCTCAAGCTGCTGGTGGCGTTCGGTCTCATGTTCGAGCTGCCCGTAGTCGTCATGATCCTCACCGCGCTCGGCCTGGTCACATCGAAATTCCTCGCCTCGAAGCGACGTTATGCGATTGGTGCGATGGCCGTGATCTCGGCGCTCATCACGCCCGGTGACGCCATCACGGCGACCATCTTCATGATGGGACCGCTGATCGCGCTGTATGAAATCAGCATTCTGCTCGCGAAGATGGTGGAGCGCGGCAAGGCCCGTCACGCCGCAGAAGACGCACTGGCGGAGGCGCAATGA
- a CDS encoding putative LPS assembly protein LptD — MRRVLLVLTLLAGAAPAAAQQRPPTPPDTLTAEQRALERLRGLRGVAQPDTVTEPADSIAPQTVSVITPGMPQARPRPSQIERDSIMDLLLGVGGYIGTEYSADSARYLSETSRLELRGSPKVAREGNQLVADSSIVYSQALALACGYGNPVLHAADQSEPLASDTVCFDVERQIGRAPGASTRVQEGATWNVRCDAYFMGDQLYCHDAIFTDCDLPYPHQHYAFHAGELKAIRGNVVVGRNVTMRFADVPVFWLPFFVQSLSRGRRSGILMPRFGINDIARNSSRYDRRIEDIGFYWAINDYMGAELAMDWYSNNWTGLRGSFDYNWLQKFLRGGVTFRRFWKAEGGRDFTLASTNSWQPDERTNIGLSANFVSDTRFVAQRTFDARELNRSIDSNASIRRRFDWGSANIGLQRSQYLSDNTVQSKLPSFGVSVSPLTLFEAAPGEERWYSNMTWSGSGDLTLDRRDVDAASVKPLQSTRDLTSSISSRLNIGRLSWGQSFSFNERKAEARTVPADSVFDIPGTSQQRGRWSTNFAFEQRVIATSTITPSISLSGEYLRNDSTGQALVMSPTRISFSSALRLEMFGFWPGVGPFERFRHRVSPSFSYSYSPASRVDSLQQAIFGNGVAEQNRVTIGLTQTFEAKYRSRPEDDEREAAAGDTMGLAGDSAAVRDTARAARRTPAAGDTLGGVVLRRREQVATLSLLEVSTEALVYDFVRARDDYGLVNTQIRNSLRSDLLRGLQMSVTHDLFSSRTDTLGNTSRSFAPHLRDVSASFSINGNSWLFRVLRLGTADTVNTQSGGVPLEPGDPNAAGPAVDRTETEYGMIGTSRRTAEGRPRGSVGAWNASINYSLFRPRSDATGSENQMVRGNVSFQPTENWTLRWTTGYSITSSEFSDHVLTLTRTLHDWDANFDFVKAQNGNFSFQFRVHLRANPDVKLDYQQSESPGLQTAR; from the coding sequence ATGAGGCGCGTGCTCCTGGTCCTCACGCTGCTGGCGGGTGCCGCGCCGGCAGCGGCTCAGCAGCGTCCGCCCACGCCGCCGGACACGCTCACGGCAGAACAGCGCGCGCTCGAGCGCCTGCGTGGACTGCGCGGCGTTGCCCAGCCGGACACCGTCACCGAGCCAGCCGACTCCATCGCGCCGCAGACCGTCTCCGTGATTACGCCGGGGATGCCACAGGCACGGCCGCGCCCCTCCCAGATCGAGCGCGATTCCATCATGGATCTCCTGCTCGGCGTCGGCGGCTACATCGGCACGGAATACAGCGCGGACAGCGCCCGCTATCTGTCGGAGACGAGCCGGCTCGAGCTGCGCGGCAGCCCGAAGGTCGCACGGGAAGGGAACCAGCTCGTTGCGGACTCGAGCATCGTCTACAGTCAGGCTCTCGCGCTCGCGTGTGGTTACGGTAATCCCGTTCTACACGCGGCGGATCAGTCGGAGCCGCTGGCGAGCGACACCGTCTGTTTCGACGTCGAGCGGCAGATCGGCCGCGCGCCCGGCGCGAGCACGCGCGTGCAGGAAGGCGCGACGTGGAACGTGCGCTGCGACGCCTACTTCATGGGCGACCAGCTCTACTGTCACGACGCGATCTTCACGGACTGCGACCTCCCTTATCCGCACCAGCACTACGCGTTTCATGCCGGTGAGCTGAAGGCGATCCGCGGCAATGTCGTCGTGGGCCGGAACGTCACCATGCGCTTCGCGGATGTACCGGTGTTCTGGCTGCCGTTCTTCGTTCAGAGCCTGAGCCGCGGCCGGCGCAGCGGCATTCTCATGCCGCGCTTCGGCATCAATGACATCGCCCGCAACAGCTCGCGCTACGACCGACGTATCGAGGATATCGGATTCTACTGGGCCATCAATGACTACATGGGCGCCGAGCTCGCAATGGACTGGTACTCGAACAACTGGACCGGCCTGCGCGGCAGCTTCGATTACAACTGGCTCCAGAAGTTCCTGCGCGGCGGTGTGACGTTCCGGCGGTTCTGGAAGGCCGAGGGGGGACGTGACTTCACGCTGGCATCGACGAACAGCTGGCAACCGGACGAGCGCACCAACATCGGACTGTCGGCGAACTTCGTTTCGGACACTCGCTTCGTAGCGCAGCGCACGTTCGATGCACGGGAGCTGAACCGGTCGATCGATTCGAATGCGTCGATCCGGCGGCGGTTCGACTGGGGGTCCGCCAACATCGGGCTGCAGCGCAGTCAGTATCTGTCCGACAATACCGTGCAGTCCAAGCTTCCGAGCTTCGGTGTGAGCGTGTCGCCGCTCACGCTGTTCGAGGCGGCGCCGGGCGAGGAGCGCTGGTACAGCAACATGACCTGGTCCGGCAGCGGCGATCTGACGCTTGACCGTCGCGATGTCGATGCGGCGAGCGTGAAGCCGCTGCAGAGCACGCGCGACCTGACCAGCAGTATCAGCAGCCGCCTCAACATCGGCCGCCTGTCCTGGGGACAGAGCTTCTCGTTCAACGAGCGGAAGGCAGAAGCGAGGACCGTCCCCGCGGACAGTGTATTCGATATCCCCGGCACGTCGCAGCAGCGCGGCCGGTGGAGCACGAACTTCGCGTTCGAGCAGCGGGTGATCGCGACGAGCACGATCACACCGTCGATCTCGCTGTCCGGCGAGTACCTGCGCAACGACAGCACGGGTCAGGCACTCGTCATGTCGCCGACCCGCATATCATTCAGCTCTGCATTGCGCCTGGAGATGTTCGGCTTCTGGCCCGGCGTCGGGCCGTTTGAGCGGTTCCGTCATCGCGTCTCGCCCAGCTTCTCCTACAGCTACTCGCCGGCCTCGCGCGTGGACTCGCTGCAGCAGGCGATCTTCGGCAACGGTGTCGCCGAACAGAACCGCGTTACGATCGGGCTGACGCAGACGTTCGAAGCGAAGTACCGTTCACGTCCGGAGGATGACGAGCGTGAAGCTGCGGCGGGCGACACGATGGGGCTGGCAGGGGACAGTGCCGCGGTCCGGGACACGGCACGCGCTGCGCGGCGTACGCCCGCCGCGGGTGATACGCTGGGCGGTGTGGTGCTGCGGCGGCGCGAGCAGGTGGCGACCCTGTCCCTGCTCGAGGTTTCCACGGAAGCGCTGGTCTATGACTTCGTGCGTGCACGCGACGACTATGGTCTGGTGAACACGCAGATCCGCAACTCGCTTCGCTCCGACCTGCTGCGCGGCCTCCAGATGTCCGTGACGCATGATCTCTTCAGCTCGCGCACGGATACGCTGGGTAATACCAGCCGGTCCTTCGCGCCGCACCTGCGCGACGTCAGTGCATCCTTCTCGATCAATGGCAATTCATGGCTCTTCCGCGTGCTGCGACTCGGCACGGCCGATACCGTCAACACGCAGTCCGGCGGTGTGCCCCTCGAACCCGGTGACCCGAATGCCGCCGGGCCTGCCGTGGACCGGACGGAGACGGAGTACGGCATGATCGGCACGAGCCGGCGCACCGCCGAAGGGAGGCCGCGCGGATCGGTCGGCGCATGGAACGCAAGCATCAACTACTCGCTGTTCCGCCCCCGATCGGACGCCACGGGAAGCGAGAACCAGATGGTGAGAGGCAATGTCTCCTTCCAGCCCACGGAGAACTGGACGCTGCGCTGGACGACCGGCTACTCGATCACGTCTTCCGAGTTCTCCGACCACGTGCTCACACTCACGCGCACGCTGCACGACTGGGATGCGAACTTCGATTTCGTGAAGGCGCAGAACGGCAATTTCAGCTTCCAGTTCCGCGTACACCTGCGTGCCAACCCCGACGTGAAGCTGGATTACCAGCAGAGCGAATCACCGGGGCTGCAGACGGCCAGGTAG